A single Rhopalosiphum padi isolate XX-2018 chromosome 4, ASM2088224v1, whole genome shotgun sequence DNA region contains:
- the LOC132930238 gene encoding zinc finger protein 865-like isoform X2: protein MGSEHYCLRWNNHQNNLLGVFSQLLQEESLVDVTLACSEEGRLIRAHKVVLSACSAYFKALFLDHPTRHPIVVLKDVQFSELRDLVEFMYRGEVNVDHRQLTTLLKTAESLKVKGLADMARPSDGDDDTVGDRVELVPADRDDEPMEPEDLRPLSRCRTPVPAESRTPSPPPTESDDNLSMQSEPSDMTTVCRHDDQPSPSGSGLPPVQQVPLFLKKEADCDKTDDRSIQGESSSEYRSIPDPERDGRTTTTTPTPTPTTPTPATMTTTTTAAADAIVALTTTPTRSYTCLYCNLTFPHQSKLTRHILSHSLDNNQPGGTSFTDPGGGGGGMTVPPPLSSSAALSLSLLSASSSAAAAASLQQACGIAGAMDDGVGGTLCKFCGKTFPDVATLVGHLPAHTGDRPFKCEFCGKAFKLRHHMKDHCRVHTGERPFRCALCGKTFSRSTILKAHEKTHYPKFTGRHRFVSSPSPEEEPGGGGGGGGMLVGGGGLGNFGGGMAQAVATIASAAVRPFDLTVIQHHHHHRHGSGSPPAPPPPPPTPP from the exons ATGGGAAGCGAGCACTACTGTCTCCGGTGGAACAATCATCAGAACAACCTGCTGGGCGTATTCAGTCAACTGCTCCAAGAAGAGTCCCTCGTGGACGTGACGCTCGCCTGTTCGGAAGAAGGCCGACTGATCCGCGCCCACAAGGTAGTGTTATCCGCGTGCAGCGCGTACTTCAAGGCACTGTTCCTGGACCACCCGACCCGGCACCCGATTGTGGTGCTCAAAGACGTTCAATTCTCCGAACTCCGTGACCTGGTCGAGTTTATGTACCGGGGCGAAGTGAACGTGGACCACCGACAGCTAACCACCCTGCTGAAGACGGCCGAGAGTCTAAAGGTCAAGGGGCTGGCCGACATGGCTCGCCCCAGTGACGGCGACGATGACACCGTCGGCGACCGCGTCGAGCTGGTGCCCGCCGACCGGGATGACGAGCCCATGGAACCGGAAGACCTGCGACCATTGAGCCGATGCCGGACGCCGGTGCCGGCCGAGAGCCGTACCCCGTCGCCACCGCCCACCGAAAGCGACGACAACCTGTCCATGCAAAGCGAACCCAGCGACATGACCACTGTCTGCAGGCACGACGACCAACCGTCCCCGTCCGGTTCCGGTCTGCCGCCAGTTCAGCAAGTACCTttg TTCTTGAAGAAAGAAGCTGACTGTGACAAGACTGATGACCGAAGCATTCAAGGGGAAAGCTCTTCAGAATACCGGAGTATACCAGATCCG GAACGCGACGGCaggacgacaacgacgacacCTACGCCAACGCCAACGACGCCGACACCGGctacgatgacgacgacgacgactgctGCGGCGGACGCTATCGTCGCTTTGACCACGACACCGACGCGGTCGTACACGTGCTTGTACTGCAACCTAACGTTCCCGCATCAGAGCAAACTGACGCGACACATACTGTCGCACAGCCTGGACAACAACCAGCCCGGCGGCACGTCGTTTACGGAccccggcggcggcggtggcggcatgACCGTACCACCGCCTCTGTCGTCGTCGGCGGCGCTGTCGCTGTCGCTGTTGTCCGCGTCGTCGTCGGCCGCCGCCGCGGCGTCGCTGCAGCAGGCGTGCGGCATCGCCGGTGCAATGGACGACGGCGTGGGCGGTACGCTGTGCAAGTTTTGCGGCAAGACGTTCCCGGACGTGGCCACGCTGGTCGGCCACCTGCCCGCGCACACCGGCGACCGGCCGTTCAAGTGCGAGTTCTGCGGCAAAGCGTTCAAGCTCCGGCACCACATGAAGGACCACTGTCGCGTGCACACCGGCGAACGTCCATTCCGGTGCGCGCTGTGCGGCAAGACGTTCAGCCGGTCGACGATACTCAAAGCGCACGAGAAGACGCACTACCCGAAGTTCACAGGCCGACACCGGTTCGTGTCGTCGCCCAGTCCCGAAGAGGAGCCCGGAGGAGGAGGTGGCGGAGGAGGGATGTTAGTTGGCGGCGGAGGGTTGGGGAATTTCGGAGGCGGAATGGCGCAGGCGGTCGCGACGATCGCGTCCGCCGCAGTCAGACCGTTCGACTTGACCGTCATCCAGCATCATCATCACCACAGGCACGGCAGCGGGTCACCGCCGGCCCCGCCGCCGCCTCCGCCCACGCCACCATGA
- the LOC132930238 gene encoding telomere zinc finger-associated protein-like isoform X1, with protein MGSEHYCLRWNNHQNNLLGVFSQLLQEESLVDVTLACSEEGRLIRAHKVVLSACSAYFKALFLDHPTRHPIVVLKDVQFSELRDLVEFMYRGEVNVDHRQLTTLLKTAESLKVKGLADMARPSDGDDDTVGDRVELVPADRDDEPMEPEDLRPLSRCRTPVPAESRTPSPPPTESDDNLSMQSEPSDMTTVCRHDDQPSPSGSGLPPVQQVPLFLKKEADCDKTDDRSIQGESSSEYRSIPDPEVCLVEGVFNTLAAYRSQVSVLQQGFSAFSRFSTLPPVYNTETSVSLYSVLQQQGLIGPCVSSSDEVASRCLIRCAICLAGFPSTWLLEQHTALQHTGQPVRGHGGDGGDEKPFQCDQCGQSYRYRSAYLKHREQNHRARLPADKLFTCDICGMQFRYLKSFKKHRLNHALERLQRDVPAAVTAAHSDDSRDVPATPTAAKSSSSDSQVTSTNEVVSAVTSAAGQQKAAGDAAATSPPSLFNMLRSNAQRTAAAAAAAAVAGSTPVAVVAAASAAAAVTTAATANNNSNGNGINNNNNNNNSRDAKSFACPFCGKCVRSKENLKLHVRKHTGERPFACLFCGRAFGGKSDLTRHLRIHTGERPYHCEMCGKCFARADYLSKHLTTHIHNNHQR; from the exons ATGGGAAGCGAGCACTACTGTCTCCGGTGGAACAATCATCAGAACAACCTGCTGGGCGTATTCAGTCAACTGCTCCAAGAAGAGTCCCTCGTGGACGTGACGCTCGCCTGTTCGGAAGAAGGCCGACTGATCCGCGCCCACAAGGTAGTGTTATCCGCGTGCAGCGCGTACTTCAAGGCACTGTTCCTGGACCACCCGACCCGGCACCCGATTGTGGTGCTCAAAGACGTTCAATTCTCCGAACTCCGTGACCTGGTCGAGTTTATGTACCGGGGCGAAGTGAACGTGGACCACCGACAGCTAACCACCCTGCTGAAGACGGCCGAGAGTCTAAAGGTCAAGGGGCTGGCCGACATGGCTCGCCCCAGTGACGGCGACGATGACACCGTCGGCGACCGCGTCGAGCTGGTGCCCGCCGACCGGGATGACGAGCCCATGGAACCGGAAGACCTGCGACCATTGAGCCGATGCCGGACGCCGGTGCCGGCCGAGAGCCGTACCCCGTCGCCACCGCCCACCGAAAGCGACGACAACCTGTCCATGCAAAGCGAACCCAGCGACATGACCACTGTCTGCAGGCACGACGACCAACCGTCCCCGTCCGGTTCCGGTCTGCCGCCAGTTCAGCAAGTACCTttg TTCTTGAAGAAAGAAGCTGACTGTGACAAGACTGATGACCGAAGCATTCAAGGGGAAAGCTCTTCAGAATACCGGAGTATACCAGATCCG GAAGTTTGCTTGGTGGAAGGGGTGTTCAACACGTTGGCCGCATACAGGTCGCAAGTTTCCGTTCTACAACAAGGATTTTCCGCTTTCAGTCGGTTCTCGACTCTGCCGCCCGTTTACAatacag AAACTTCCGTGTCGCTGTACTCGGTGCTCCAACAACAAGGGCTGATCGGGCCGTGCGTGAGCTCCAGCGACGAGGTGGCCAGCCGGTGCCTGATCCGGTGCGCCATTTGCCTGGCGGGTTTCCCGTCCACGTGGCTCCTCGAACAGCACACGGCCCTGCAGCACACCGGGCAACCGGTGCGCGGTcacggcggcgacggcggcgacgaGAAACCGTTCCAGTGCGACCAGTGCGGCCAGAGTTACCGTTACCGTTCGGCCTATCTCAAACACCGCGAACAAAACCACAGGGCCCGCTTGCCGGCCGACAAGCTGTTCACGTGTGACATATGCGGCATGCAGTTCAG GTATCTCAAGTCGTTCAAAAAGCATCGGCTCAACCACGCGCTGGAGAGGCTACAGCGAGACGTACCGGCGGCCGTGACGGCGGCGCACAGTGACGACAGCCGAGACGTGCCGGCGACACCGACCGCCGCTAAGTCATCGTCGTCCGACAGCCAGGTGACCAGCACGAACGAAGTGGTGTCCGCAGTGACGTCGGCGGCCGGACAGCAGAAGGCGGCCGGTGACGCAGCCGCCACTTCGCCGCCGTCGCTGTTCAACATGCTCAGATCGAACGCTCAACGCACAGCCGCCGctgcagccgccgccgccgtggcTGGGTCCACTCCAGTGGCCGTTGTCGCCGCGGCGTCCGCTGCCGCAGCTGTGACGACGGCCGCCACCgccaacaacaacagcaacggTAATGGcattaacaacaacaacaacaacaacaacagccgAGACGCCAAATCGTTCGCGTGCCCGTTCTGCGGCAAGTGCGTCCGATCTAAGGAAAACCTAAAGCTGCACGTGCGCAAGCACACGGGTGAGCGGCCGTTCGCGTGCCTGTTCTGCGGTCGCGCGTTCGGCGGCAAGAGCGATCTGACCCGACACCTGCGCATCCACACCGGCGAGCGGCCGTACCACTGCGAGATGTGCGGCAAGTGTTTCGCCAGGGCAGACTACCTGTCCAAACACCTGACCACGCACATACACAACAACCATCAGCGTTGA
- the LOC132930561 gene encoding small ribosomal subunit protein uS3m yields the protein MMLFDKLSRFLPVKNNYLVLSRCKHVQAARYKRSIKGNKPLTYEMAGPPHTIAHIKGWNSWNTCNMLDGLRPAETAIDDEFIRRFMTGTWHDLIASEIIIKRQHNIIRIAAITVQKISVTKIYFLIGYTEELLSYWLQCPIKLELQTVEDRTAVVFKYI from the exons ATGATGCTGTTTGACAAATTGTCCCGATTTCTTCCtgttaagaataattatttggtCCTTTCTCGATGCAAACATGTACAAGCAGCTCGTTATAAACGATCTATTAAGGGTAACAAACCACTTACTTACGAGATGGCTGGACCACCACACACTATTGCTCACATCAAGGGTTGGAACTCGTGGAACACGT GCAACATGTTGGATGGCTTAAGACCGGCTGAGACTGCAATAGATGACGAGTTCATTCGTCGTTTCATGACTGGCACTTGGCATGATTTAATTGCTAgtgaaataatcataaaaagacAACATAACATTATAAGAATAGCTGCTATAACAGTGCAGAAAATTAGtgtaaccaaaatatatttcctAATTGGTTATACGGAAGAACTTTTAAGCTATTGGCTGCAATGTCCCATCAAGTTAGAATTACAGACTGTTGAAGACCGAACTGCTGTggtattcaaatacatttag